The Brassica napus cultivar Da-Ae chromosome C7, Da-Ae, whole genome shotgun sequence genomic interval TTTTAGCGTATCTGTGGGGCCGAGAGTCGTTCTTGATGACCGTGCCGCGTTTCCTGCCTCCCCTTGTTGTCGCACCAGGTGAGAACCCACTACAAGTTATGCGTGATCGGCTATCGCAAAAGACAACAGTTTGCTATGGGTTTCCACTTGCTCTGCAGTTGTTCGTATTTGATGTTGTGCCTCTGCTATTGGAGAAAATTCCCGACGCAGGGAACACCGCCACTTTCATTGATTCCCCCGGAGCTTGCTCTTCGCCGTCCACTATTCTCACAGTCAACGAAATAGTTGCTGTCGAGGAAGACCCAAACGTaagtttgttttccctttgtttTAAATACAGCGGATGCAAAAATACAGTGAAGTTAAACGGTTACGGCTTTTGTGGTTAACGTGTCTTCCATTGCTTTTTGCCTGGCTGCAGCTCTCTGTCCACTTCACCGTGATTCCTGATGAGGAACGGCTGCTGTTGGTGGACCATAATGAAGATAGGCAAGTTACTTCTTTGGTGCAGAAGTTGCTTTGTGGGGAAACATTCAAACCTGAGGACTTTCCAGGTGGTGACCAGTCATTTTCCCCCAAGTTTAAGGTTCCAGACTGTCACGGCCCGTTTTAACCCAAAACGTCCATGAAGACAACCAAAGATCGGGTCGGGCCAAAGGTGAATCAAGCCCACTCCACTAAGTATTTTCTTAAGCTTTAAGTCTTTTGTAAAATATCTTAGGTATGGAGAAGTGTAGAGAAGTGTAGAAAAGTGTAGAAGGTTGTGGAACACTTGAGAAGAAGTTTCACAACCGTTAGATCGGTTTGATCTGAACCGTTCGTTGAGGAAGAGAAAGTGTATATAAAGGGGATCACCCCTCACTTGTAAAGACACCAAGCTTTAATAAGAAAACACTTCTACAAACTCTCTCTAAAATCGTCCatactctctctctaagtgctGAGCGAGTTGTCCGAAAGGCTGACTTAGCAAACCACAAGGGTGAAAGTTGCTAAGGCCGCACGATCTGATTGGAGTGAAGAAATCAGCCCGTgacagttggtatcagagccaggttacgaTCCAGACAAGGGGAGACTCTGGCCGAGTGGAGAAAATGGCTAAGGGAGATAAACAAAAAGAAGGGAGCTCACAGTCCGGCGTGGAGGAGCGTGAAAGGGAGTCCACGGCCACACGTGCTGGCACCCAGCGGGAAAAGAGTGTTTCTCGTGAGGCTCTGGGTGTGGCTGTGGGCGAGATGGGTGAGAAGCTCGAGAGGGTCGAGCATACCGTCACCGAGCTGGAGAGTGTTGTGTTCGGTGGGCTTGAGGAAGTTAAGCAAAATGCTGCCGACTTGGACTCTCGGTTCATTCGGCTCGAGGAGCTGGTGACGGGATCCATGCAGGCTTTGTGTGATGACATCGAGGGGATGAAGGCACGCTTTACTGCGATGGAGGAAGACATCACGCTGGTCAAGAGGGCAAGCGCAAACGCTGAAGCCGTTGGCGGAACCAATTTTGGTAAGGTTGAACTTCCGAAACCAAACCGGTTCAACGGTGTGCGGGACGCCAAGGAGGTCGAGAATTTCCTTTGGCAGATGGAGATATACTTCGACAATCTCAACGTGGTGGCTGAGAATGCGAAGGTGAAGGCTGCGACGTCCTACCTGTCGGACACAGCCATGCTATGGTGGCGAAGGAAACATTCCGAGATCGAGCAAGGAACATGCCGGATCGATACTTGGGATGATTTCAAGAAAGAGTTGAAGCGGCAGTTCTACCCGGAGAACGTCGTGTATGAGGCTCGCAAGAAGTTGAGGGAACTTCGACAGCGTGGCTCGATCCGGGACTATGTGAAGGAATTCACAACGCTCATGCTTCAGATTCCGAACATGACCGCGGAGGATCTTGTGTTCTACTTCACTGATGGACTGCAATCTTGGGCCAAGCAAGAGTTGCAGCGTCGGGGAGTCAAGACGGTGGACGAAGCCATCGCGGTGGCCGAGTCGCTAGTTGACTTCCGTACCTCTGGTCCGTCCGAGTCCtcgaagaagaaggagcaggTCGTGGCCAAAGGTGGGGGAGCAAAACGGGATACTGCCCGACCATCCAACTCAAGGAGTTTTGAGAAGGGTGCTCGTCGGGAAGACTTCGAGGCAAGGAAAAAGTCCTTCGTTCCGAAGGGAGGATGCTTTGTGTGCAAGGGGCCACATGCGATGAAGGACTGCCCGAAGATGGGGTCGTTATCGGCTATCATGGAGTGTCGGGACACCGAGACTCCAGAAGAGGAACCAGGGAAGATGGGGTCGTTGCAACTTCTCAACGCCCTGAAGTCTAACCCGGTAGTGAAGCCGACGGGTAAAGGGCTCATGTACGTTGAAGCTCGGATCAACGATAAGCCGACCCGAGTGATGGTGGACACGGGCGCCACTCACAACTTCATGGCGATAGACGAAGCTGTGAGACTTGGTGTCAAGTGGTCCAAGAAGGATGGTTGGATGAAGACGGTGAACGCAAAGGCTCAACCCGTCAATGGGGTAGCTCGAGGGGTCGGGATGAAGCTGGGAAGCTGGAGCGGCCCGGTGAACTTCTCAGTCATTCCCATGGATGACTTCAAAGTAGTCTTGGGAATGGACTTCATGAGACAAGTCTCAGCCATACCCATGCCTGCGTTGAGCTCGGTATGCATCCTCGAGAAGGGATCACCGTGCATGATTCCGGCCTTAGAAGAGAAAATCGATGAGACGAGGCAACTATCGGCGATGCAGCTCACCAAGGGGGTGAAGAAGGGTGAACCCACGTTTTTGGCCATGATGAAGGTGGAGGATGAGCCCAATAACGTTGAGGACATCCCTCAAATCATCAAAACCGTCCTTGAGGAGAACAAGGACGTTATGCCGGCAAAGTTGCCAGAGAAGCTACCACCGAGGAGGGCGGTGGACCACCAGATCGAGTTGGAGCCAGGAGCCAAACCACCATCTATGGCGCCTTATAGAATGGCTCCATCCGAACTGGAAGAGTTACGGAAACAACTCGATGAGTTATTATCGACGGGGAAGCTGAGACCGTCGAAGGCACCTTATGGGGCCCCGGTTCTGTTCCAAAAGAAGCATGATGGCTAATTGAGGATGTGCGTGGACTATCGGGCCCTTAACAAGGTAACGATCAAGAACCGTTATCCCATTCCGCTGATTGCTGATCTATTCGATAGGCTTGGTGGGGCAAAAGTCTATACGAAGATGGACTTGCAGAAGGGTTACTACCAAGTCCGGATAGCGGAAGGGGACGAACCGAAGACTGCGTGCATAACGCGGTATGGGTCGTTCGAGTGCCTGGTAATGCCATTCGGTCTTACGAACGCCCCCACCACATTTTGCACCCTGATGAACCAGATCCTACAGCCCTACTTGGATCGGTTCGTGGTGGCATACTTGGACGATATCGTTATCTACAGCAACTCGATGGAGGAGCATGTGGAGCACTTGCAGACCGTATTTCGGGTTCTCCGCGAGAACGAGTTGTTTGTGAAGCGAGAGAAGTGTACTTTCACCACCGAAGAAGTTCAGTTCCCTGGCCATGTTATCGGCCATGGAAAGCTGAAGATGGATGAACCGAAGGTCAAAGCAATTATGGAGTGGGAGGCCCCGACCAAGGTAACGGAGTTG includes:
- the LOC111212704 gene encoding uncharacterized protein LOC111212704; its protein translation is MAKGDKQKEGSSQSGVEERERESTATRAGTQREKSVSREALGVAVGEMGEKLERVEHTVTELESVVFGGLEEVKQNAADLDSRFIRLEELVTGSMQALCDDIEGMKARFTAMEEDITLVKRASANAEAVGGTNFGKVELPKPNRFNGVRDAKEVENFLWQMEIYFDNLNVVAENAKVKAATSYLSDTAMLWWRRKHSEIEQGTCRIDTWDDFKKELKRQFYPENVVYEARKKLRELRQRGSIRDYVKEFTTLMLQIPNMTAEDLVFYFTDGLQSWAKQELQRRGVKTVDEAIAVAESLVDFRTSGPSESSKKKEQVVAKGGGAKRDTARPSNSRSFEKGARREDFEARKKSFVPKGGCFVCKGPHAMKDCPKMGSLSAIMECRDTETPEEEPGKMGSLQLLNALKSNPVVKPTGKGLMYVEARINDKPTRVMVDTGATHNFMAIDEAVRLGVKWSKKDGWMKTVNAKAQPVNGVARGVGMKLGSWSGPVNFSVIPMDDFKVVLGMDFMRQVSAIPMPALSSVCILEKGSPCMIPALEEKIDETRQLSAMQLTKGVKKGEPTFLAMMKVEDEPNNVEDIPQIIKTVLEENKDVMPAKLPEKLPPRRAVDHQIELEPGAKPPSMAPYRMAPSELEELRKQLDELLSTGKLRPSKAPYGAPVLFQKKHDG